In Uranotaenia lowii strain MFRU-FL chromosome 2, ASM2978415v1, whole genome shotgun sequence, one genomic interval encodes:
- the LOC129749032 gene encoding uncharacterized protein LOC129749032, which produces MGCFGGGSKTKNVQPAKPPKCKKKPKKAWTQDEWKVHGKYLSGLSEPKKDYAKEMALRERRYKVPIGLLKPGIQKLSRPKQPTMKMHTCNLPRDKCHCHAADPLTKVSEQAKMYEASHRIKLLSQPKLDYHEVYRCFPMKRVACMDRRVLSSGEMHQVKPMILPRCQNLCTYNSDSPYSVKPEALYAKASRRTRELAQPKALITECPT; this is translated from the exons ATGGGTTGTTTCGGTGGCGGCAGTAAAACGAAAAACGTCCAACCGGCCAAGCCGCCAAAATGTAAAAAGAAGCCCAAAAAAGCCTGGACCCAGGACGAGTGGAAGGTTCACGGCAAGTACCTGAGCGGACTTTCCGAACCGAAGAAAGATTATGCCAAGGAGATGGCCCTGAGGGAAAGG CGCTACAAAGTCCCCATAGGACTCTTGAAGCCTGGAATCCAAAAACTCTCGAGACCCAAACAACCGACGATGAAAATGCACACCTGTAATCTTCCAAGGGACAAGTGCCACTGTCATGCGGCCGATCCATTGACCAAAGTTTCGGAACAAGCTAAGATGTATGAGGCCAGTCATCGGATAAAACTGCTGAGCCAGCCAAAGCTCGATTATCATGAAGTGTACCGGTGTTTTCCGATGAAGCGGGTTGCCTGTATGGATCGACGAGTTTTGAGTTCCGGGGAAATGCATCAGGTGAAACCTATGATTCTACCCAGGTGCCAAAATCTCTGCACCTACAACAGTGATAGTCCGTACTCGGTCAAGCCGGAAGCTCTCTATGCCAAGGCCTCACGTCGGACCAGGGAACTTGCCCAACCCAAGGCCTTGATAACCGAATGTCCCACGTAA